One region of Vitis vinifera cultivar Pinot Noir 40024 chromosome 1, ASM3070453v1 genomic DNA includes:
- the LOC104880062 gene encoding uncharacterized protein LOC104880062, with the protein MDELFRRANKYSMVEDDVRAATQQVLVAGQASRGGTKINAKLPDRPRLSDRRQEGPSLPERPPLTPLSISYEKLLPMIQGLSDFKWPRPIGTDPSTRDHNKRCAFHKDHGHTTETCRCLHFLVEKLIKAGHLKQYLRSDAGGRDVPQNPNSGAPRAPATTKAVINYINGGPSDEEYDSRRKRQRLLRAASVRERINSIQPRLTRGGPRPIDGTIIFPLVDPTRTLQPHRDALILSLEIGNFDVRHILVDPGSSVDLVQASVVSHMGHSLAGLENPGRILSGFNGSSTTSLGDIIAREAGTSQEDASLLGPSNPHDR; encoded by the exons ATGGACGAATTGTTCAGACGTGCAAACAAATATTCGATGGTCGAAGATGACGTACGGGCAGCCACCCAGCAAGTCTTGGTTGCCGGACAGGCATCTAGAGGTGGCACAAAAATAAATGCTAAACTTCCGGACCGGCCAAGGCTGTCTGACAGAaggcaggaagggccaagtcTCCCGGAAAGGCCGCCTCTCACacctctttccatatcatatgagaaACTTCTCCCGATGATCCAGGGTTTATCCGACTTCAAGTGGCCTAGACCCATTGGAACGGACCCATCCACAAGAGATCATAACAAAAGATGCGCCTTCCACAAAGATCATGGTCACACAACAGAGACATGCAGGTGCCTCCATTTTTTGGTCGAAAAGCTCATTAAGGCGGGACATTTaaagcaatacctccgctcGGATGCTGGGGGAAGAGACGTTCCCCAAAATCCCAACTCTGGAGCCCCCAGAGCCCCAGCCACTACCAAGGCCGTTATAAACTACATTAACGGAGGCCCATCTGACGAAGAGTACGACTCTAGGCGAAAAAGGCAGAGATTGTTGCGAGCCGCGTCGGTACGCGAACGTATCAACTCCATCCAGCCTAGGTTAACTAGagggggccctcgccccatagatgggacaatcattttcccactaGTTGACCCTACCCGGACATTgcagccacatcgcgacgccctcatcttgtCCCTAGAGATAGGAAACTTCGATGTGAGACACATCTTGGTTGACCCAGGCAGCTCCGTCGATCTTGTACAAGCATCGGTCGTTAGCCACATGGGACACAGTCTCGCAGGCCTtgaaaaccccggacgaatcctgtccggattcaacgggtcaTCAACTACGTCTTTGGGAGACAtt ATAGCACGAGAAGCAGGGACcagccaggaggatgcatccctCCTTGGGCCCAGCAATCCGCATGACCGATAG